From Desulfuromonas soudanensis, the proteins below share one genomic window:
- a CDS encoding phage GP46 family protein: MDYQLDMIDGQPGMTWTKATDIRNNVILSLLIRRGDWWFNPNFGMRPLPKKNTARAEALVESYALEALQWLLDTGRARKIEVAAERDRTRDLTRMRLSLAVTQADGSLVEFEHFVEVV; the protein is encoded by the coding sequence ATGGATTATCAACTCGACATGATCGACGGTCAGCCGGGGATGACCTGGACCAAGGCCACGGACATCCGCAACAACGTGATCCTCTCGCTGCTGATCCGCCGCGGCGACTGGTGGTTCAACCCGAATTTCGGCATGCGGCCGCTGCCGAAGAAGAACACCGCCCGGGCCGAAGCCCTGGTCGAAAGCTACGCCCTCGAGGCGCTGCAGTGGCTGCTCGATACCGGCCGCGCCCGCAAGATCGAGGTGGCTGCCGAGCGCGATCGGACCCGGGATTTGACCCGCATGAGGCTGTCGCTGGCCGTGACCCAGGCGGACGGCAGCCTGGTGGAATTTGAGCATTTTGTGGAGGTGGTCTGA
- a CDS encoding HK97 gp10 family phage protein translates to MFQPIARIVEKGTLLTGQGAKIVRKAQVAAMHEATQFGVRAVKERTPQGVSGAAGGLLSTIQAEVRKRSSGVIGIIGTSSPYGLVVEKGRRPGKGFPPEGSMLRWIEVKMGVSREEAERIEFPLRRAIAKKGTKGAFMFEQTLKEDWQDFQRIFDRHGVTIARELDK, encoded by the coding sequence ATGTTCCAGCCGATCGCCAGGATCGTCGAAAAGGGGACGCTGCTCACGGGGCAGGGTGCCAAGATCGTGCGCAAGGCCCAGGTGGCCGCCATGCACGAGGCCACGCAGTTCGGCGTGCGCGCCGTCAAGGAGCGCACTCCCCAGGGGGTGAGCGGCGCGGCCGGGGGGCTCCTCTCGACGATCCAGGCCGAGGTCCGGAAGCGGTCGTCCGGGGTCATCGGCATCATCGGCACCTCATCCCCCTACGGCCTGGTGGTCGAGAAGGGGCGCCGCCCCGGCAAGGGGTTTCCTCCCGAGGGGAGCATGCTGCGCTGGATCGAGGTGAAGATGGGGGTCTCCCGCGAGGAGGCCGAGAGGATTGAATTCCCCCTCCGGCGGGCCATCGCCAAAAAGGGGACCAAGGGGGCGTTCATGTTCGAGCAGACGCTCAAAGAAGACTGGCAGGATTTTCAACGGATTTTTGACCGCCACGGCGTGACCATCGCCCGGGAGTTGGACAAATGA
- a CDS encoding phage baseplate assembly protein domain-containing protein — MRKVIRGIIESVIEGAIKRVGLRGVAGEQLLDREIFQHYGLTSRALSGAEAIVIREGNCFYVIAEDDRRYRIAIASGEVALYDDQGMAVHLKRDKHLHIYGADTVTIDAAQDVIANTARCAVNASESATVTSPQVTAVASVQVLLDTPLTTCTGNLAVAGGVSCLGTFGASGGKISTPGDIESTGGEVSDSIRSIAADRAIYNGHTHPGDSGGVTGTPTPQQ; from the coding sequence ATGAGGAAGGTAATCCGGGGGATCATCGAGAGTGTCATCGAGGGGGCGATCAAGCGGGTTGGCCTGCGGGGAGTCGCCGGCGAGCAGCTGCTCGACCGGGAGATTTTTCAGCACTACGGATTGACCAGCCGGGCGCTCTCCGGCGCCGAAGCGATCGTGATTCGGGAGGGGAACTGTTTTTACGTCATCGCCGAGGATGACCGCCGGTACCGGATCGCCATCGCCTCCGGAGAGGTGGCCCTCTATGACGACCAGGGGATGGCGGTGCATCTCAAAAGGGATAAGCACCTGCATATCTACGGCGCCGACACGGTGACGATCGACGCGGCCCAGGACGTGATCGCCAATACCGCCCGCTGTGCGGTCAACGCCAGCGAGAGCGCGACGGTCACCAGCCCGCAAGTGACGGCGGTGGCCAGCGTCCAGGTGCTGCTCGATACGCCACTGACGACCTGCACGGGAAACCTGGCCGTGGCCGGAGGGGTCAGCTGTCTGGGGACATTCGGCGCCTCCGGCGGCAAGATCAGCACCCCGGGAGACATCGAGAGCACAGGCGGGGAAGTATCCGACAGCATCCGCAGCATCGCCGCCGATCGGGCGATTTATAACGGGCACACGCACCCCGGCGATTCGGGCGGCGTGACCGGCACCCCGACCCCGCAGCAGTAA
- a CDS encoding DNA circularization protein, with protein sequence MDRFAATLDEFPLDVETLDDSFEKAVAVYEYPYRDGAGTDDLGQKARSLRLRCYWWEETYQKHFEFLDHLKQRSLFSLTHPKYGLIKGRIRSVSVRHDDRQELAEVDIDFVEDLSSQETPAVYPDVKAGGEESFLFGQSELQDNLRTSASAELGEATAAALFTQSLDPSLGIAEQFPGVSLKTRNWLKAVEAAVSAWDASGSLVANPAGSLVSTTAFAANLPGRVVGSVARAAERYALGLVSLRSSPARFLSAYRAGLPDFSALNDNYATVATIAGTQRLALEAAELYGADEESRDGLRRSEQTPAFDASGRFIAAPAGDQVMTAIDLERSLAEVRTALQEAIDLARGMESLKAAARQLLEHVSQVKLERDRLVTLLLDNPMPLHLLCLHQGLSYRYAARILAINSTIIHPSFVRGEVQVYV encoded by the coding sequence ATGGACCGCTTTGCCGCCACCCTCGACGAGTTTCCCCTCGATGTCGAAACCCTCGACGACAGTTTCGAAAAGGCCGTTGCGGTCTACGAATACCCGTACCGGGACGGCGCCGGGACCGACGATCTCGGGCAGAAGGCCCGGTCACTCCGGCTGCGCTGCTACTGGTGGGAAGAGACGTATCAAAAACACTTTGAGTTTCTCGATCACCTCAAGCAGCGCTCCCTCTTTTCTCTGACCCATCCAAAGTACGGCCTCATCAAGGGGCGGATCCGCTCCGTTTCGGTGCGTCACGACGACCGCCAGGAACTGGCCGAGGTCGATATCGATTTTGTCGAGGATCTCTCCAGCCAGGAGACCCCGGCCGTCTATCCTGACGTGAAAGCCGGCGGAGAGGAGTCGTTTCTTTTCGGACAGTCCGAGCTGCAGGATAACCTGCGCACCTCGGCGAGTGCCGAACTCGGCGAGGCCACGGCGGCCGCCTTGTTCACTCAGTCTCTGGACCCGTCCCTGGGGATCGCCGAGCAGTTCCCCGGCGTGTCGCTCAAAACCCGCAACTGGCTCAAGGCCGTCGAGGCCGCGGTCAGTGCCTGGGACGCCTCCGGATCGCTGGTCGCCAACCCCGCCGGCTCGCTGGTTTCGACCACCGCCTTCGCCGCGAATCTCCCGGGGCGGGTGGTCGGCAGTGTGGCCAGGGCTGCCGAGCGTTACGCCCTGGGGCTGGTCTCGCTGCGCAGCTCGCCGGCGCGGTTTCTTTCCGCCTATCGCGCGGGGTTGCCGGATTTCAGCGCTCTCAACGACAACTACGCCACTGTTGCCACCATCGCCGGAACGCAGCGCCTGGCCCTGGAAGCCGCCGAACTCTATGGCGCCGACGAGGAGTCCCGCGACGGCTTGCGGCGGTCGGAACAGACGCCGGCTTTCGACGCCAGCGGCCGGTTTATCGCCGCGCCGGCAGGCGACCAGGTCATGACCGCCATCGACCTGGAACGCAGCCTGGCCGAGGTGCGGACGGCGCTGCAGGAGGCTATCGACCTGGCCCGCGGCATGGAGAGTCTCAAGGCCGCCGCCCGGCAACTCCTCGAGCACGTGAGCCAGGTCAAGCTGGAGCGGGACCGCCTAGTCACCCTCCTGCTCGACAACCCGATGCCGCTGCACCTGCTCTGTCTGCACCAGGGGCTCTCCTACCGCTACGCCGCCCGCATCCTGGCCATCAACTCGACGATTATTCATCCGTCGTTTGTCCGCGGGGAGGTGCAGGTCTATGTCTGA
- a CDS encoding phage tail tape measure protein, whose product MSRNVVSIELIGKAGKLLRELDTSSNGVRKFGRVVKGEFAALRRAAGSLQGTLAGIGLSVGAVALTKQSALLDKELTQIGQTAGASKDQVAGLRKELFTMGKDGGAQVEGLKDGFNNLIQAGQSWKASLESTRAINVASGVTGAGSAILAGGLTVGAAAYNIDLEKPGKALELLDKMTAAGRLGNAELENLASIFARVGVNASAAGMDFDKTLAFLETLSMVERNPERLATMADSTLRLFTNLRYMANAQKATGVKFFDAKGERRDAVAVLKDIKTQYDKLGTDKERALYVQKAFGEADLDTIKGLRALLAGSNLDKIGEFSAVIAAAGGTLKRDFGDATDNLIDQTGRMKNTLREAADGFAKPIKDALSKTSKYLLDKKEEGGLGLSGKQLLGGGLAIAGGTALVARYGGTLAKRLLSRGGSVVGGIAEGKAIEAATGVQPIFVTNWPATLGAASMVADQAAGRAAGKVLSAAGLTTKGALIAGGVALLPAFLAVSVGAASRDVGSWLAEKQANGTSTAGLEQLRMQHMVMGGGPDSYQVKLIDEVLSGRNDRTTPVQNDISIGLSIDEQNRLTAYSNDLNTKVNVKRGEF is encoded by the coding sequence ATGAGCAGAAACGTCGTCTCCATCGAATTGATCGGCAAAGCCGGAAAGCTCCTTCGCGAGCTCGACACGTCGTCCAACGGCGTGCGCAAGTTCGGGCGGGTGGTGAAGGGCGAGTTCGCCGCGCTGCGTCGCGCGGCGGGCTCGCTGCAGGGGACCCTGGCCGGCATCGGTCTGTCGGTCGGCGCCGTGGCCCTCACCAAGCAATCCGCCCTGCTCGACAAAGAGCTAACCCAGATCGGCCAGACGGCCGGGGCGAGCAAGGACCAGGTCGCCGGCCTACGCAAAGAGCTCTTTACCATGGGCAAGGACGGCGGCGCCCAGGTCGAGGGGCTCAAGGACGGCTTCAATAACCTGATCCAGGCCGGACAGTCGTGGAAGGCCTCTCTGGAGTCGACCCGGGCGATCAATGTCGCCTCAGGGGTGACCGGCGCCGGCAGCGCAATTCTCGCCGGTGGCCTCACGGTCGGCGCCGCCGCCTACAACATCGACCTGGAGAAGCCCGGCAAAGCGCTCGAACTCCTCGACAAGATGACGGCCGCCGGCCGCCTCGGCAACGCCGAACTGGAGAACCTCGCCTCGATCTTCGCCCGGGTCGGCGTCAACGCCTCGGCCGCAGGGATGGACTTCGACAAGACCCTGGCCTTTCTCGAAACGCTCTCCATGGTCGAGCGCAACCCCGAGCGCTTGGCCACCATGGCCGACTCGACCCTGCGCCTCTTCACCAACCTGCGCTACATGGCCAACGCTCAGAAGGCGACGGGAGTCAAGTTCTTCGATGCCAAGGGCGAGCGCCGCGACGCCGTGGCGGTGCTCAAGGACATCAAGACCCAGTACGACAAGCTCGGCACCGACAAGGAACGGGCGCTCTACGTTCAGAAGGCCTTCGGCGAGGCCGATCTCGATACCATCAAGGGCCTTCGGGCGCTGCTGGCGGGGTCGAATCTCGACAAGATAGGGGAGTTTTCGGCGGTAATTGCAGCCGCCGGAGGCACCCTGAAACGTGATTTCGGCGACGCCACAGACAACCTGATCGACCAGACCGGGCGCATGAAAAACACGCTGCGCGAAGCCGCCGACGGTTTCGCCAAGCCGATCAAGGACGCCCTGAGCAAAACGTCCAAGTATCTGCTCGACAAGAAAGAGGAGGGCGGCCTCGGCCTCTCCGGAAAGCAGCTCCTCGGCGGCGGTCTCGCCATCGCCGGCGGTACGGCCCTGGTCGCCCGCTACGGCGGCACCTTGGCTAAACGTCTCTTGTCGCGAGGCGGCTCGGTCGTCGGCGGCATCGCCGAAGGCAAGGCGATCGAAGCGGCCACCGGCGTTCAGCCGATCTTCGTCACCAACTGGCCGGCGACGCTGGGCGCGGCGTCAATGGTCGCCGATCAGGCGGCCGGTCGGGCGGCGGGCAAGGTCCTCTCCGCTGCCGGCCTGACGACGAAGGGGGCGCTCATTGCCGGCGGCGTCGCTCTCCTCCCGGCGTTTCTGGCCGTCTCCGTCGGCGCCGCTTCCCGGGACGTCGGATCATGGCTGGCGGAAAAACAGGCCAACGGCACGTCGACCGCCGGACTGGAGCAGCTGCGCATGCAGCACATGGTGATGGGCGGCGGTCCCGATTCCTACCAGGTCAAGCTCATCGACGAGGTGCTTTCCGGACGAAACGACCGGACAACACCCGTGCAAAACGACATCAGCATCGGGCTGTCGATCGACGAACAGAACCGCCTGACCGCGTACAGCAACGATCTCAACACCAAGGTCAACGTCAAACGGGGGGAATTCTAA
- a CDS encoding phage tail sheath subtilisin-like domain-containing protein translates to MIEFDNIPASIRKPGKYLEFNTALAVRTLPANLQKMLIVAQRLAAGSVAALVPTRVFSDAEAAGYFGSGSDAHLMVRAAITANPYLDLSVCALDDAVAGVAAAGSELVSGPATGPGSYRLFIGGRKIEVGIANGATAASIAAALVAEAANYADLPAGLAVNGVTPEQIDITARHKGTTGNQISIAHEISAAGVAAVTVAMVGGATDPDTTTAFAVIFGAQYHFIAIPYTDQTAATALRDHLDAVSGPLEQRPGRGVAAMTGSLGAATTLAGQVNGGRVSLPHLRGTRSAAMVVAAAYAAVGAGEEDPARPWNTLALKGIHAPGISDRLSRTEQEAELANGVTPLEVGPGEKVQIVRAISTYTLDPQGIADISLLDFTTIGTLDYVRKACRDRVALRFPRSKLSARTPARVRTEILDVLDKLEELEIVEEVAANKDGVIVEKSLQDPNRLDSKIPVDIVNGLHVFAGRIDLLL, encoded by the coding sequence ATGATCGAGTTCGACAACATCCCGGCCAGCATCCGCAAGCCGGGCAAGTATCTGGAGTTCAACACCGCCCTGGCCGTCCGCACCCTGCCGGCCAATTTGCAGAAGATGCTGATCGTCGCCCAGCGCCTCGCCGCCGGAAGCGTCGCGGCCCTGGTGCCGACCCGGGTCTTCAGCGACGCCGAAGCCGCCGGCTATTTCGGCTCCGGCAGCGATGCGCATCTGATGGTGCGCGCGGCGATCACCGCCAACCCCTATCTGGATCTTTCTGTCTGCGCCCTCGACGATGCCGTCGCCGGGGTGGCGGCGGCCGGCAGCGAGCTGGTTTCCGGTCCGGCCACCGGCCCCGGGTCGTACAGGCTCTTCATCGGCGGCCGCAAAATCGAAGTCGGCATCGCCAACGGCGCCACCGCCGCCTCGATCGCCGCCGCCCTGGTCGCCGAAGCGGCCAATTACGCCGACCTGCCGGCGGGCCTGGCGGTCAACGGCGTCACTCCGGAGCAGATCGACATCACCGCCCGGCACAAGGGGACCACCGGCAACCAGATCAGCATCGCTCACGAGATCTCGGCTGCCGGCGTCGCAGCGGTGACCGTCGCCATGGTCGGCGGCGCCACCGATCCCGACACCACCACGGCTTTTGCCGTTATCTTCGGCGCCCAGTATCATTTCATCGCCATCCCCTACACCGACCAGACCGCCGCGACCGCACTGAGGGATCACCTCGATGCCGTCAGCGGCCCGCTGGAGCAGCGCCCCGGGCGCGGCGTGGCCGCCATGACCGGTTCACTGGGTGCCGCCACCACCCTGGCCGGGCAGGTCAACGGCGGCCGGGTGAGCCTGCCGCACCTGCGCGGCACACGTAGCGCCGCTATGGTCGTCGCTGCCGCCTATGCCGCCGTCGGCGCCGGCGAAGAAGATCCCGCCCGCCCCTGGAACACCCTGGCGCTCAAGGGGATCCACGCCCCCGGCATCTCCGATCGCCTCAGCCGTACCGAACAGGAAGCCGAGCTCGCCAACGGCGTCACCCCCCTCGAGGTCGGCCCGGGCGAGAAGGTGCAGATCGTCCGCGCCATCTCCACCTACACCCTCGATCCCCAGGGGATTGCCGACATCAGCCTCCTCGATTTCACGACCATCGGCACCCTCGACTACGTGCGCAAGGCCTGCCGTGACCGGGTGGCGCTGCGCTTCCCGCGCTCGAAGCTCTCCGCCCGCACCCCGGCCCGGGTGCGCACCGAAATTCTCGACGTCCTCGACAAGCTCGAGGAGCTGGAAATCGTCGAGGAGGTCGCCGCCAATAAAGACGGCGTGATCGTCGAGAAGAGCCTCCAGGACCCCAACCGCCTCGACTCGAAGATCCCGGTCGACATCGTCAACGGCCTGCACGTTTTTGCCGGCCGCATCGACCTGCTGCTGTAA
- a CDS encoding phage baseplate assembly protein, whose product MSESTLSLHIGGRRIDRFLSYRVDSDLYQAADAFSLELADPGMEINPGMPCELRVNGTLELTGIIDKVAETGDKNGNNVSIEGRDLMGLLVDSYIEGEFVDLQSVTLQALAERLIKSIPYLNRKRLVYQAGLAGSAAERTTEEAFDLGQKTHLDATRTVFETLREAAVSRGVMFFALPDGTMVFGRPKAGGSEDFRLTRLRSGQGNTVLSGGRTRDISQRYSRITVLGQQQGSDAIGAEEINTAATVNDPEVAIFKPLVIQNDNDAQSPAQHARMLLEKQRMASLQFSYRVQGHAQDRKNWRINRLCRVNDEILRPAANGIFLITGRSFELDKQSGRSTEVRLGLPGVIA is encoded by the coding sequence ATGTCTGAGTCCACGCTGTCCCTCCACATCGGCGGCCGCCGGATCGATCGCTTTCTCTCCTACCGGGTCGATTCGGACCTGTACCAGGCCGCCGACGCCTTCAGTCTCGAGCTGGCCGATCCGGGGATGGAGATCAATCCGGGGATGCCCTGCGAGCTGCGCGTCAACGGCACGCTGGAGCTGACCGGGATCATCGACAAGGTCGCCGAGACCGGCGACAAAAACGGCAACAACGTGAGCATCGAGGGGCGCGATTTGATGGGCCTGCTGGTGGACAGCTACATCGAGGGGGAGTTTGTCGACCTGCAATCCGTGACGCTGCAGGCCCTGGCCGAGCGCCTGATCAAAAGTATCCCCTATCTCAATCGCAAGCGCCTCGTCTATCAGGCGGGGCTGGCCGGATCCGCCGCCGAGCGAACCACCGAGGAGGCCTTTGACCTCGGGCAAAAGACCCATCTCGACGCCACCCGCACGGTTTTTGAAACGTTGCGCGAGGCGGCCGTCTCCCGGGGAGTGATGTTCTTCGCCCTGCCGGACGGCACCATGGTTTTCGGCCGTCCGAAGGCTGGTGGCTCCGAGGACTTTCGGCTGACGCGCCTCCGCAGCGGCCAGGGCAACACCGTCCTCTCCGGAGGGCGGACCCGGGACATCTCGCAGCGCTATAGCCGGATCACGGTCCTGGGGCAGCAGCAGGGAAGCGATGCGATCGGCGCCGAAGAAATCAACACGGCGGCGACGGTCAACGATCCCGAGGTGGCGATCTTCAAGCCGCTGGTGATCCAGAATGACAACGACGCCCAGAGCCCGGCCCAGCATGCCCGGATGCTCCTCGAAAAACAGCGCATGGCCTCCCTGCAGTTTTCCTACCGGGTGCAGGGCCATGCCCAGGATCGGAAGAACTGGCGAATCAATCGTCTCTGCCGGGTGAATGATGAAATCCTCCGCCCGGCGGCCAACGGCATTTTTCTCATTACCGGCCGTTCCTTCGAGCTGGACAAACAGAGCGGCCGCAGCACCGAAGTGCGTCTCGGCCTGCCGGGGGTGATCGCATGA